A window of Apium graveolens cultivar Ventura chromosome 8, ASM990537v1, whole genome shotgun sequence contains these coding sequences:
- the LOC141680605 gene encoding secreted RxLR effector protein 161-like — MDTPVSKEDKFSLKQCAKNELEIREMQRIPYTSAVGSLMYAQVCTRPYVTFIIGMLGRYLSNPGMKQWKAVKRVLWYLKKIKDYMLTYRKSDHLEIIGYSDSYFGGCEDERKSTSGYVYLLVGGAISWRSSKQTLIASSTMATEYIACFVASNQVLWL; from the coding sequence ATGGATACACCTGTGTCTAAGGAAGACAAATTTAGTCTCAAACAGTGTGCTAAGAATGAACTTGAGATAAGGGAAATGCAAAGAATACCATATACATCGGCAGTGGGAAGCCTAATGTATGCTCAAGTTTGTACTCGTCCCTATGTAACATTCATTATTGGAATGTTGGGAAGATATTTGAGTAATCCGGGAATGAAGCAATGGAAAGCAGTGAAACGAGTCTTATGGtatttgaagaaaataaaagactATATGCTCACATACAGGAAATCAGATCATTTAGAAATCATTGGATATTCAGATTCTTACTTTGGAGGATGTGAAGATGAAAGAAAATCTACTTCGGGCTATGTTTATCTACTGGTTGGTGGAGCAATTTCATGGAGGTCTTCCAAACAGACGCTCATAGCTTCATCCACCATGGCTACAGAATATATAGCATGTTTTGTGGCATCCAATCAAGTTTTATGGCTGTGA